CACGCTGGCGCGCCGCGTCGATACGCATCCCGAGCTGAAGGACTTCTACAACGATCACGACGACTTCACGGTCACCAACAAGGACCGCAACAAGTACAACGAGACGATGGAAACGCTGGAGCCGTGGGAAAAGGCGCTGCTCGCGCAGGGCAAGCACCTGTACCTGGTGGATTTCTCCAACCTCGGCGGACTGGTGACGCCGCTGGTGCTCGAGATCGAACTCAAGAGCGGAAAGAAGTATATTGAGCGCATTCCTGCCGAAGTGTGGCGCTACAACTCGAAGAAGGCGACCAAGCTGATCGTCACCGACGAGCCGATGGTCGGCCTGACCCAGGATCCGTACTGGGAAACCGCCGATACGGATGTCAGCAACAATTCGTGGCCGCGCAAGATCACGCCGTCGCGCGTGGAGCTGTTCAAGTCCGAACGCGGCACGAATGACCTGATGAAGGACTTCAAGACGCCGTTGAAAACCAAGGACTCGAAAGACAAGGCCGACAAGCCGAAAGAGGATTAAGTCCCTGAAACAGCAGTAAGCCAGCCGGCAGCCGCGCGATGAATTTCGCTCCGCTGCCGGTACTCATTCCAGCACCAGCCACTTCCCATGAATATCAAACGCCTTCCCCTCGCCGTTGCCGCCCTCCTGCTCTCGCTGTCCGCCGTCGCCGCGGAGCAGTTCGACGACAAGTTCCGCCAGCTCGACGAGCTGCTGCCGACGCCAGGCAGCATGCGCACCGCCTCAGGCGCGCCCGGCCACGCCTACTGGCAGCAGCGCGCCGACTACAAGCTGCGCGCCACGCTCGACGAAAAGAACCGCGCGATTTCCGGCGCCGGCACGGTCACCTACCATAACAATTCGCCGGACACGCTGTCGTATCTGTGGGTGCAGCTGGACCAGAACATGTTCCGCGCCGATTCGGACAACCGCATGGCCGCCACCGTGCCGTCGCGCGAGGCATGGGCCGCGAAGAGCGAAACGGACGGCATGAAATTCGAGGCGATGCGCTTCAACCTGGAGAGCCGCACCTTCGACGGCGGCTTCAACATCACGGCGCTCACAGGCCCTGGCGGCCAGCCGCTTCACTACGTCATCAACAAGACGATGATGCGGATCGACCTGCCACAGCCGATGAAGCCTGGCGCGACTTTCGCGTTCAGCATGGCCTGGAACTTCAAGGTGCCGGAACTGAACGTGCTGGGCCGACGCAGCGGCTACGAGCGCTTCGACGACGCTGACAAGAACGACCTGTTCGAGATCGCGCAGTGGTTCCCCCGCATGGCGGCCTACTACGACGCGGCCGGCTGGCAGAACAAGCAGTACCTGGGCGACGGCGAGTTCACGCTCGAATTCGGCGACTACGACGTCGAGCTGACCGTCCCGGCCGACCACATCGTCGCCAGCACGGGCGAGCTGCAGAATCCCGACGCCGTGCTGACCGCGGCCCAGCGCGAGCGCCTGCGCCAGGCGCGCACTGCCACCAAACCCGTCGTCATCGTCACCCAGGCCGAAGCCGAGGCGGCGGAAAAATCGCGCAGCAGCGCCACCAAAACCTGGCACTTCAAGGCGAAGAACGTGCGCGACTTCGCGTTCGCCACCAGCCGCAAGTTCATCTGGGACGCGCAGGGCTACAAGAAGGGCGGCACCGACGTGATGGCGATGTCGTTCTATCCGAAGGAAGGCAATCCGCTGTGGGAGAAGTTCTCGACCCAGGCGGTGATCCACACCATCGACCAGTACAACAAGTACTCGTTCGACTATCCCTACCCGACCGCAATTTCCGTCAACGGGCCGGTGGGAGGCATGGAGTACCCGATGATTTCGTTTAACGGCCCGCGTCCGACCAAGGACAAGAAGACCGGCGAGATCACTTATTCGAAGGCGACCAAGTATGGCCTGATCGGCGTGATCATCCACGAGGTCGGCCACAATTACTTCCCGATGATCGTCAACTCGGACGAGCGCCAGTGGACCTGGATGGACGAAGGCATCAACACCTTTGCGCAGTTCCTCGCCGAGCAGGCCTGGGAAGAGAATTTTCCGCGTTCGCGCGGCGAGCCGCGCAACATCGTCGACTACATGCGCAGCAAGAACCAGGTGCCGATCATGACCAACTCGGAATCGGTTATCCAGCGCGGCAACAACGCCTACGCCAAGCCGGCCACGGCGCTGAACATCCTGCGCGAAACGGTGTTGGGCCGCGAGCTGTTCGACTTCGCCTTCCGCGAATACGCGCAGCGCTGGAAGTTCAAGCGCCCTACCCCGTCGGACTTCTTCCGCACGATGGAAGACGCGTCGGGCACCGACCTTGACTGGTTCTGGCGCGGGTGGTTCTACACCACCGATTCGGTCGACGTCAGCGTCGACGGCATCACCGAGTACGGCGTGAGCAGCAAGAATCCGGAAGTCGAAAAAGCCTGGAAGAAGGCGCAGCATGATGCCGAGCCGGTGTCGCTGACCGACCAGCGCAACAAGGGCACGCTGGCGCGTCGCGTCGAAGCGCATCCCGAGCTGAAGGACTTCTACAACGATCACGACGACTTCACGGTCACGAACAAGGACCGCAACAAGTACAACGAGACGATGGAAACGCTGGAGCCGTGGGAAAAGGCGCTGCTCGCGCAGGGCAAACACCTGTACCTGGTCGACTTCTCCAACCTCGGCGGGCTGGTGACGCCGCTGGTGCTGGAGATTGAACTCAAGAGCGGCAAGAAGTATATCGAGCGGATCCCGGCTGAAGTATGGCGCTACAATTCGAAGAAGGTCACCAAGCTGATCGTCACCGACGAACCGATGGTCGGCCTGGTGCAGGATCCGTACTGGGAAACCGCCGACACGGACGTGAGCAACAACGCGTGGCCGCGCAAGATTACGCCGTCGCGCGTGGAGCTATTCAAGTCCGAACGCGGGACCAATGACCTGATGAAGGACATGAAGGTGCAGCTCAAGCCAATCAAGAAGGACGGGAAGTGATACGCATCCTGAAGCTGTGCGTCGCCGCGCTGACCCTGTGCTGCGCGGCGGCACAGGCGCACCAGTACCATTTCGGCATCACCGACATCTCGTTCAACCAGAAGACCGGCAGCACGGAGGTGGTGCACACCTACCAGGCGGACGACATCGCGGCGCTGCTGCAGAACCTGTACCAGCGCCAGTTCGACCTGACGCAGCCCGAGGACGAGGCGGTGCTGCGTAAATATGTCGAGAAGCGGTTCTGGATCGAGGGCGCCGACAAGCGCCGCCTGCCGCTGCACTGGGTCGGCCTGAAGGCCGGCGCGGAAACCGTCGAAATCTACCAGGAAGTCGAAAACTCGCCGCTGTCGAAGGCGGCGCTGATTCACGACGAGGTGCTGATCGACTTCATCGCTGCGCAAGCGAACACAGTCAACGTCAGCGAGGGCGGCAAGATCAGGTCGTTGTCGTTCGACCGGCAGAAGACTGACCAGCCGGCGCACTGAAGATCCCGCCATGCCAACGAGACTACGCCCACTCCCTTGCGCGCTTGCGGCGCTGCTGATGCACGCTTCCTGCCACGCCGACGACGATGTCCTGCAGCGCATCCTGGTGCAGGGTTCGCGCGCGAGCCAGCTGGGCATCGCCGATTCGGCCAACGCCGGCACCGTCAGCCAGAAGCAGCTCGAGGCGCGCACCGTGTACCGGCCCGGCGAACTGCTCGAAGCGACGCCCGGGCTGATCGTGAGCCAGCATAGCGGCGAAGGCAAGGCCAACCAGTTCTACCTGCGCGGCTTCAACCTCGATCACGGCACCGACCTGCGCACCACCGTGGATGACATGCCGGTCAACCAGCGCAGCCACGCGCACGGCCAGGGCTGGACCGACCTCAATTTCGTGATCCCCGAACTGGCCGCGCGGCTCGATTACAGGAAGGGGCCGTACTCGGCGCAGGAAGGCGATTTCGCCTCCGCCGGCAGCGCCGCGATGACGTATTCCAACCGGCTGACGCAAAACGTGGCCAGCGCCACCATCGGCCAGAACGGCTATGCGCGCACCATGCTGGCCGGATCACCCGACGCAGGCAAGGGCAGCGTGCTGTACGCGCTCGAGCTGCTGCACAACGACGGACCGTTCGTCCATCCCGACGACTACCAGAAGGTCAACGGGGTGCTGCGCTACAGCGAAGGCTACGCCAACAACGGCTTCTCGGTGACCGCGATGGCCTACAGCGGCAAGTGGAATGCGACCGACCAGGTGCCGTTGCGCGCGGTGGACGCCGGCGCCCTGGACCGCTTCGATGCGATCGACCCGACCGACGGCGGCAACGCGCACCGCTACAGCCTGTCGGGCGTGTGGCGCCGCACCGGGTCCGACTCGGCCTCCAAGGTGAGCGTCTACATGATCCGCAACCAGCTGGACCTGTATTCGAACTTCACCTACTTCCTCGACGATCCCGTCAACGGCGACCAGTTCAGCCAGCCGGACCGGCGCGTCACCAGCGGCGTGAACGCGAGCCATACGTGGCACGCGCACCCGGGCGGGCGGGTGTCCGACTTCACCGTCGGCTTCCAGCTGCAAAACGATAATATCTTCAACGGCTTGTACCACACGAAGGCACGCGAGCGCCTGTCCGCCACGCGGGAAGACCACGTGACCGAAACCAGCCTTGGCGTGTATGTCGAAAACCACACGCGCTGGAACGACTGGTTGCGCACCACCGCCGGCGTGCGCGGGGACGCTTACCGCTTCAAGGTGCGCGGCGATCTGGCCGCCAATTCGGGCACTGCGAACGACAGCCTGCTCAGTCCATCGTTGAACCTGGCGTTCGGGCCGTGGAAGCAGACCGACTTTTACGTCAATTTCGGCAACGGCTTTCACAGCAACGACGCGCGCGGCACCGTGGCGCAGGTCGCGGGCCTGGTGCGTTCGCGCGGAATGGAGGCTGGCGTGCGCACCGAGATCGTGCCGGGCCTGCAAACGTCGCTGTCGCTGTATCGCCTCGACTTCGATTCCGAGCTTACTTTTGTTGGCGACGCCGGCACGACAGAAGCGGGCCGCCCCAGCCGGCGCAACGGCATCGAGATTTCGAATTACTACAAGCCGCTGAAGTGGCTGACCATCGACGTCGATGCGGCGTTCGCGCGCGCCCGTTCGCGCGACTTTGCGCCGGAAGGCGACCGCATACCGGGCGCGGTCGAAGGCGTCGGCCAGATCGCGCTGACCGTGGACCAGCTGGGCGCCTGGTCGGGCGCGCTGCGGCTGCGCTATTTCGGCCCGCGTCCGCTCATCGAAGACAACAGCGTGCGGTCCAAACCAAGCATGACCATCAACGGCCGCATCGCCTACCGCATCAGCAAGTCCATGAAGGTCGAACTGGAAGGCTTCAACCTGGCCAACCGGCGCGATTCGGCGATCGACTACCTGTACGCGTCGCGCCTGAAGAACGAAACGGCGGCGGTCACGGACATCCACTTCCACCCGATCGAGTCGCGCTCGGCGCGCGTCACGCTGATCAGGAACTGGTAAGGGCCGCACGCAGGTGAGTCAAAAATGCTACGCTATCGGCGATGACGACTCCCGCCCTTCCCTTTACCGATCCATCCGAGCTGGCGCACGACCTGCGCACGGCCGGCTACGCGCTGCTGCGCCCCCTTGATGTCGCCGCCCTCGCCGGCTGCAGCATCGGCGACCTGAATGCGCTGGTCCCCGCCTGGGACTACCTCGCGCCGGACAACTACCTCAAGGACGGCGGCCGCTACCGGCGCCGCCGCCACTCCTGCTTCATCGACGACGGCGCCGCGTTGGCGCAGACGCCGCATCGCGCGCACTGGCAGCCGATCGAATACAACGCCCTTCACGGCGGCATGCACCGGCTGTTCGAGCCGATCGAGCCGGCGACCATCGCGCAGCCGGCGTGGAGCAAGCTGCTGCATGCGCTCGGGCAGGCCTGCTCCGCGGTCAAAGGCGCGCAGCCGTGGCACGTCGAAGCGCACCAGTTCCGCATCGACACGCTCGAAGGCATCGGGCGGCCGACGCCGGAGGGAGCGCACCGGGACGGCGTCGATTTCGTCGCCGTGCTGCTGGTCGGGCGCCACAACATCAAGGGCGGCGAAACGCGTATCTTCGAAGCGGCCGGCCCTGGCGGCAAGCGCTTCACGATGCTCGAGCCCTGGACGCTGCTGATGCTCGACGACGCCGCAGTGATCCACGAGTCCACGCCGATCCAGCCGACCGGCGAGAACGGCTACCGCGACACGCTGGTGCTGACCTGGCGCGCCGGCGCTTTCCAGGGCGAGGACGCGCCGCCGGATCCGGTATAGTTCAGGCCTCGAACCAGGAGGCGAAACGTGGAACACGAACGGGAACTGCAGGCGCAAGACCATGAAATCCTCATCGTCGAGGACAGCCCGACCCAGGCCGAACGCCTGCGCCGGCTGGTCGCGTCGGCCGGCTATCGCGTGCGGGTCGCTGCCAACGGCCAGAAGGCCCTCGACCAGATCCGCGAGCGCAAGCCGCAGCTGATCGTCTCGGACATCATCATGCCCGAAATGGACGGCTACGCATTGTGCCGTGCGCTCAAGGCAGATGCCGCGCTGCGCGACATTCCCGTCATCCTCGTCACCGCGCTCAACGACCCGAAGGACATCATCCGCGGCATCGAGTCCGGCGCCGACAACTTCATCCGAAAGCCCTACTCCGAAGAGTACCTGCTGAACCGCGTCAGCCAGGTGCTGCTTAACCAGCGCCTGCGCCAGGATGCGGGGCCGGAAGCGGGTATCGGAGTCTATCTGGGCGAGCAGAAGCACATCATCAACGCCAGCCGCCAGCAGATGCTCGACCTGTTGATCTCGACCTACGAACAGGCGGTGCAGGTCAACAGCGAGCTGCAGGCGCGCGAACGCCAGGTCATCGAGCTGAACATGCGGCTGTCGCAGCATGCCGCCGAACTGGAGGCGCACAACCAGGAGATCGCGCGCAAGAACATCGAGCTGGCCGAGGCGAGCCGCATGAAATCGGCGTTCATCGCCAACATGTCGCACGAGCTGCGCACGCCGCTCAATGCGATCATCGGGTTCACCGGCACGCTGCTGATGAAGCTCCCCGGTCCGCTCACCGACGACCAGGACCGCCAGCTGAACACGATCCGCACCAGCGCGCGCCACCTGCTCTCGCTGATCAACGACATCCTCGACGTCGCGAAGATCGAGGCCGGCAAAGTCACGCTGGCGCTGGCGCCGGTGCAGTGCCAGGCGCTGATTACCGAAACGGCCGATTCGCTGCGGCCGCTGGCGGCGCAAAAGGGACTGGCGCTCACGGTCGACCTGCCGCCCGAACCGGTCGTGGTCACCAGCGACCGGCGCGCGCTGGCCCAGATCGTGATCAACCTGGTCAACAATGCGATCAAGTTCACCGAGCACGGTGCGATCCGGGTCGCCCTGACGCAGCGCAGCATCGCCGGCGAAGTCGTTACCGAAGTGAGTGTGACCGACAGCGGCGCGGGCATCCGGGCCGAGGATCAGGCCAAGCTGTTCCAGGCGTTTTCGCAGCTCGATTCGACATCCACCAGGCACGCGGAAGGGGCGGGACTGGGTTTGTACTTATGCCAGAACCTGGCCAACCTGCTGGGCGGAAGCCTGCAGCTGTCGAGCGAGTTCGGGGTCGGCAGCACCTTCACGCTGGTGCTGCGCGAAAGACAGGCAGGCTGACCCGGCATCAAAAAAAACGCCCGCGACCTTGCGGTGCGGGCGGTAATCCAATTTGCGGGAAATTGGAGGAGACAGGTCCAATATAGTCCGCTTTATGGTGCGCTGCAATACCGTAAAACTACTATGCTTTCATCAGCTGGAATCCTGCCTGGCGCTGCGGCATGTTGGGGAATATCTGCGCCAGCTGGCGGTCGTTCAGGCGCATGTGGCGTTCGGCGACCTGCGCCAGCACCGAGCGGAAATCGGTCGTCACTGGCAGGTCGCGCCCTTCGTTCAGCGCTGCGTCGCCCACGCCCTGCCA
This window of the Massilia sp. R2A-15 genome carries:
- a CDS encoding M1 family metallopeptidase, whose product is MNIKRLPLAVAALLLSLSAVAAEQFDDKFRQLDELLPTPGSMRTASGAPGHAYWQQRADYKLRATLDEKNRAISGAGTVTYHNNSPDTLSYLWVQLDQNMFRADSDNRMAATVPSREAWAAKSETDGMKFEAMRFNLESRTFDGGFNITALTGPGGQPLHYVINKTMMRIDLPQPMKPGATFAFSMAWNFKVPELNVLGRRSGYERFDDADKNDLFEIAQWFPRMAAYYDAAGWQNKQYLGDGEFTLEFGDYDVELTVPADHIVASTGELQNPDAVLTAAQRERLRQARTATKPVVIVTQAEAEAAEKSRSSATKTWHFKAKNVRDFAFATSRKFIWDAQGYKKGGTDVMAMSFYPKEGNPLWEKFSTQAVIHTIDQYNKYSFDYPYPTAISVNGPVGGMEYPMISFNGPRPTKDKKTGEITYSKATKYGLIGVIIHEVGHNYFPMIVNSDERQWTWMDEGINTFAQFLAEQAWEENFPRSRGEPRNIVDYMRSKNQVPIMTNSESVIQRGNNAYAKPATALNILRETVLGRELFDFAFREYAQRWKFKRPTPSDFFRTMEDASGTDLDWFWRGWFYTTDSVDVSVDGITEYGVSSKNPEVEKAWKKAQHDAEPVSLTDQRNKGTLARRVEAHPELKDFYNDHDDFTVTNKDRNKYNETMETLEPWEKALLAQGKHLYLVDFSNLGGLVTPLVLEIELKSGKKYIERIPAEVWRYNSKKVTKLIVTDEPMVGLVQDPYWETADTDVSNNAWPRKITPSRVELFKSERGTNDLMKDMKVQLKPIKKDGK
- a CDS encoding DUF6702 family protein encodes the protein MIRILKLCVAALTLCCAAAQAHQYHFGITDISFNQKTGSTEVVHTYQADDIAALLQNLYQRQFDLTQPEDEAVLRKYVEKRFWIEGADKRRLPLHWVGLKAGAETVEIYQEVENSPLSKAALIHDEVLIDFIAAQANTVNVSEGGKIRSLSFDRQKTDQPAH
- a CDS encoding TonB-dependent receptor, yielding MPTRLRPLPCALAALLMHASCHADDDVLQRILVQGSRASQLGIADSANAGTVSQKQLEARTVYRPGELLEATPGLIVSQHSGEGKANQFYLRGFNLDHGTDLRTTVDDMPVNQRSHAHGQGWTDLNFVIPELAARLDYRKGPYSAQEGDFASAGSAAMTYSNRLTQNVASATIGQNGYARTMLAGSPDAGKGSVLYALELLHNDGPFVHPDDYQKVNGVLRYSEGYANNGFSVTAMAYSGKWNATDQVPLRAVDAGALDRFDAIDPTDGGNAHRYSLSGVWRRTGSDSASKVSVYMIRNQLDLYSNFTYFLDDPVNGDQFSQPDRRVTSGVNASHTWHAHPGGRVSDFTVGFQLQNDNIFNGLYHTKARERLSATREDHVTETSLGVYVENHTRWNDWLRTTAGVRGDAYRFKVRGDLAANSGTANDSLLSPSLNLAFGPWKQTDFYVNFGNGFHSNDARGTVAQVAGLVRSRGMEAGVRTEIVPGLQTSLSLYRLDFDSELTFVGDAGTTEAGRPSRRNGIEISNYYKPLKWLTIDVDAAFARARSRDFAPEGDRIPGAVEGVGQIALTVDQLGAWSGALRLRYFGPRPLIEDNSVRSKPSMTINGRIAYRISKSMKVELEGFNLANRRDSAIDYLYASRLKNETAAVTDIHFHPIESRSARVTLIRNW
- a CDS encoding 2OG-Fe dioxygenase family protein; this translates as MTTPALPFTDPSELAHDLRTAGYALLRPLDVAALAGCSIGDLNALVPAWDYLAPDNYLKDGGRYRRRRHSCFIDDGAALAQTPHRAHWQPIEYNALHGGMHRLFEPIEPATIAQPAWSKLLHALGQACSAVKGAQPWHVEAHQFRIDTLEGIGRPTPEGAHRDGVDFVAVLLVGRHNIKGGETRIFEAAGPGGKRFTMLEPWTLLMLDDAAVIHESTPIQPTGENGYRDTLVLTWRAGAFQGEDAPPDPV
- a CDS encoding hybrid sensor histidine kinase/response regulator, producing MEHERELQAQDHEILIVEDSPTQAERLRRLVASAGYRVRVAANGQKALDQIRERKPQLIVSDIIMPEMDGYALCRALKADAALRDIPVILVTALNDPKDIIRGIESGADNFIRKPYSEEYLLNRVSQVLLNQRLRQDAGPEAGIGVYLGEQKHIINASRQQMLDLLISTYEQAVQVNSELQARERQVIELNMRLSQHAAELEAHNQEIARKNIELAEASRMKSAFIANMSHELRTPLNAIIGFTGTLLMKLPGPLTDDQDRQLNTIRTSARHLLSLINDILDVAKIEAGKVTLALAPVQCQALITETADSLRPLAAQKGLALTVDLPPEPVVVTSDRRALAQIVINLVNNAIKFTEHGAIRVALTQRSIAGEVVTEVSVTDSGAGIRAEDQAKLFQAFSQLDSTSTRHAEGAGLGLYLCQNLANLLGGSLQLSSEFGVGSTFTLVLRERQAG